The Montipora capricornis isolate CH-2021 chromosome 6, ASM3666992v2, whole genome shotgun sequence genome has a window encoding:
- the LOC138050589 gene encoding kappa-type opioid receptor-like: protein MNETVVEMSLCGGRDAAIHVAMITVVMIGSVVGNSIICLLLVRFKPLRTVPNILVANLAFIDIVNAITNMPLMIMWYICKMSFLKGRYISWLTVSWYVLFMYLTVFNLTVLTMDRYGALVHGFRYHSWKTINKAKVSVVCVWLLAATYTYGMFALGISIDLGDAPVLVYRIQYLKKFGRHFIIPGYLVPFAIMLILGGIIWFTVHTHSKRILPYSSRKKHVKSDVKTAKTIGLTCFAFFCMGVFPMLLHNIAKIHGTWLHFLAFFLTHLNSMVNPIIYSLKTHRFRRAFLLYLKDPCGKSQPFSGKSLRLHTNMNYTTRNLSSKAKEIVSLQVFSEVFSSPEKARK from the exons atgaaCGAGACAGTTGTCGAAATGAGTCTTTGTGGTGGTAGGGACGCAGCCATTCATGTAGCTATGATAACCGTGGTTATGATCGGATCTGTCGTTGGGAATAGCATCATTTGTCTCCTACTCGTCCGGTTTAAGCCTCTACGTACAGTCCCCAACATTCTGGTGGCAAACTTAGCTTTTATTGACATTGTTAACGCTATTACGAACATGCCCCTTATGATAATGTGGTATATCTGTAAAATGTCTTTTCTCAAGGGCCGCTACATCTCCTGGTTGACTGTATCTTGGTACGTGTTGTTCATGTATCTGACAGTGTTCAACTTGACTGTACTCACAATGGATCGGTATGGGGCCCTTGTTCACGGCTTTCGCTACCACTCTTGGAAAACCATAAACAAGGCTAAAGTAAGCGTTGTCTGTGTGTGGCTTCTCGCGGCGACCTACACGTATGGTATGTTCGCACTGGGAATCTCTATCGACCTCGGAGATGCCCCTGTGTTAGTATACAGAATACaatatttgaagaaatttgGACGACACTTTATTATACCAGGATACCTTGTGCCTTTTGCGATAATGCTCATTTTGGGAGGGATCATTTGGTTTACTGTGCACACCCATAGTAAACGTATCTTGCCATATAGTTCACGAAAGAAACATGTCAAAAGCGACGTGAAGACCGCTAAGACAATTGGATTGACTTGCTTCGCCTTCTTCTGCATGGGTGTTTTCCCGATGCTTCTGCACAACATTGCCAAAATTCATGGGACGTGGCTTCACTTTTTAGCGTTTTTTCTGACTCATTTGAACAGTATGGTAAATCCAATTATCTACTCGTTGAAGACGCACAG GTTTCGAAGAGCGTTCCTACTCTACCTGAAGGACCCTTGTGGGAAGTCGCAGCCTTTCAGTGGGAAATCTTTGCGTCTCCACACGAATATGAACTACACAACCAGGAATCTATCATCGAAGGCGAAAGAAATAGTATCGCTTCAAGTTTTTAGTGAGGTTTTTTCTTCTCCAGAAAAGGCAaggaaataa